CACTCTTCTTCCCTGCCTATAGAGAACTTTTGCCTCAGTAACTTAGTAGAACAGAAGAAAGAGAACAGCATCTCAAGAGAACATCCAGAGGAAGCGGCTATGCCATCGGATTGACATCTAGGTGATACTGCAATATATTTAACACCAACAAATGGAAAGGAATAAGCTGCCTTTTACAAATCAAGAAAGCAGCTTCTGAGTTGAGAGAATCTTATACAAATTCAGGTTCCAAATTTTGGTATCATGGTGATAGGTTTGAATGTTTGTACTGAGTGGATTAGACAAGTTAACTTGCCGCACGCATAATACAGACACTAAAACACATACAAGATGGTATAAAACTTGTCGCCTTGGTCTGAGATTGCCAAAAATGAGAGTCAGGAGTGAACTGGATTAGACCAGTGAAAGCCAAATACAGAACCAAGACAACCAAATTAAGGGCCGAGACGCATGAGAAGCTTGCTTATTAGGTTCAggggaaaacaaaacctaattgGCTAGTTGACTTTGACCATAGCTCACCACTGTTAGGTGAGCACCGGCATGAATCGACTtgatgcaagatatgactctAAAGCGACCTCTAAAAGATATAGTGGACACAAAACGGTGGGCATCAAACAGTTGAAAAGAGGAATGAACCCCTCTAAAATTAGAAGGTACTCACCAAAGCAGAGAAACTAACGATATTTGGCTTCATACCAGAGGCTTCAAACCTTATAAAAGCACCTTTATTAGCCACCTGCATCATGCATCAAACAAATGTCAAACATAAATTTTGTAATAACAAAACAGGATTAGCCTAATATTACTAGGTATCCAAAAAAAAGTTAATAGAACTGGCTTCATATAGGAACACATCAAGATAGCAATGAGAAAATATTGAAGCTCAAAGAAGTGAATTAATTACTTAGCCACAGTAATTTTGGAGCAAACAGTACAGTACTAAGTTTACCACCATGCTCGATTTCATATCCTTCATCCCTCACTTCATGAGATAGAAACAATACATATGTGAGGGCAAGTGTGTGCTTTTTAGGAGCTGGTAAGATAAGAAATGGGGGACTTAAGAATAGCAACAACATGAAGTAGTAAAATACCTAAGTTGTTCTCTTGCAGGAATCTCATTGTGATGTTATCACCAAAAGAAAGACCTACACCTCATTTGCTGGGGCCTCGAGCAGGAAGAGATTGTGGATCACTATATAGCAGTTGACACATAAAACCTGAGGAAATACATGTAAAATGCATATTATACACCTCGAGTAAATGCAATTCATCTTATTTGGAACGTGCCATTTAATAACTTCCTATCGAGCTTTGTCAAGCCAACTGAGATAATATTTATCAATGCATGACAACGTCCAACCTGAAATACACACACAAGTCAGCTTCCGAAATAATATAACCAAAGATAGATTGATAAACCTAGTGATTAAATATAGAAGTTTGGTGAAAAAGAAACCCGCAAACATCAACAGGCAAAAACAGTTGCATACATCCAATACAAGCgacaaaaaaaggaaaatagccaTCACAAGTCTCTTTACCTTCCTCCCCAGGTTCACAAAACTGATGAATTTTCCTAATGTCAGAAAGTTTCATCCCATCAACACTAAAATACCATCCACAAACAATGAAATCACTGCCACTCAAGACATGTGCTAAGGGTAAAGAACAGAACACTTCGGGGAAGAGTTCAACAAATGTCCCACTCAACTTCGATTTAACCTCGCCTTCAAAACCATAAATCTTTCTCATGTTCTTGCTCTCATGATTCCCACTAGCTAGATACATACCTAAATTTaacaaaaaaatacaaataaATAGTAGTTAATACAGTGGATACGAGCCAATGACTGACAGAGGACCTAACCTCCTTCAGGTAAGAATAAATGAAATCATACAAGATTggatttttctttataaaataaTATGTAATCCTCGATAATCAAAATAACTCATTAAACCTCAAACTTGACATGAGCCGAATGGTGTAAGAATGGCCTTAAGAGAGAAAAGACCCCCGGTCGACAAAGTAACTATTAAATAACTACGAATTTTCTTCTGAACATGACCATTGAGCTTAAATATGCTCACAGATCATAGAACTGCAAGTTTGTCAAAAGATAAGTTAGAAATCCTAAGAATCTAAGATGATTAAAAGAAACAAATTCGTATATATGGATGATGACCCAAAACGAATTCACATCCAGGTAATCTCGACTAATTCCTATAACTGACCTGTTATAGAAACACTTCTGATGGTTAAACGAATCTATATCAGAGCACACGAGTCATGACCTTTTCGAATGTTAGTCTTGGATCATCATAAACCGAGCACTTAAAATCAAATGAAAAACTCATGCTAAATTGCAGTTTGGTATGGAAACATAAAGACATAAGCCTTAAAATTGGAAACATAAAGACATAACCCTGAAAATTGAACTTAGATGTAAAAGGCATAAACGAACCTACTGTATATGTCTGAGTCGAGAAAATCGAGTTGATAGAGTATAGTTGCTGGATTTTCTTCTAGCAAAACACCAACAATTAGACATCTAACCTTCACCTTCTTACATACAACCCcattttccaatttcattttacCCCTGGTAGAAAAGAAACAGAAACTGTAAATCTGGAAATGCATTCTGAAACAACGCTACGACAATTATAATAGCATCCAATTGTCAAATAAGTAATACAGGGAGCCTGATGGTGTGGCACATTAATGCTAATGGGTACTTATGTCCTAGAAGGCCTCAGTGATCAGCAAGTCCTCTTGTATTGCCACTAAAGAAGCATCGAAGCGTGCTTGGCCACCTTGCATCTTCGAAACTAGACCTTATGGAATTACAGCGACATGACAAAAGATGATAGGATTGAAAGCAATAGAGTAACCAGTGGTGTCGGTATCCCAACAAAAGATATAAAAAAGATTCATGGTGAACTTAAAGcggaaacaaagaagaagaaggtaaactTTTAACTGCAAGATGGAACGGAAATATTGCCATGATACAAGAGTGAAAACACACTTAAATAACATCAAATGATGCAGGGGCATTTTACGTCTATTATCTGTATTTAGGATTTACTAGTTTCCCATTCTATGGAAGGGTGTCTCGGTCCACAATTAGTATTGTTTTTCTTGTCATAGGGTTTTATGCTAGGCTATTAACCTCAGGGCCGACAAGCCCTAGTTCTCTGCGATGGTAGGTAGAGGTATAGTTTGTGGTAAGAATGTGTAAACACAACAGTTATAGATGTTCGAACCGTGTGAAGAACATGTTGTGGATGGTTAGAAAGTTGTAGCAACAGGGACGTGTGGACTCCAGAATGGAGGTAGTCCGATGCAACCCTTTAGATTCACCGAAAGGAGTATCTGAAGCAGATGGACACCCAGAAGTAAATAAAAATCTTTTTCATGGACCTGTAGTTCATGAGAAACGCTCTTCTCTGTAAGTGAGAATGAAAAGGTGGAGTTATTGTGGATtgtaacgtaccaccagtcctcgatCCTTACCCAAACAACGGGGATGATGTTTTGCCAAAAGTAGTTTGGGAagacacaacatcatccttctctTCCGGGCAGGGATCGTATACTGGTGGTAAGTTCCAGTAAACAATAATTTTATCTTCTTCACTCCGAGTATATTGACTTCTCATGAACAACAGGGCCATGAAAAAGATTTCCAATGACTTCTGCGTGTTCAACTTCTTCACAAACTCCTTCTGCTTAATTTTAAAGGGTCATGTTGGCCCTCAAGTACTTCCATTCGGGCATCCGCATGTCCTTGTCGCTCAGCTTTCCAGCAGTTGCAACATGTTTCTCCATCGTGATTTGAAAGTCAACTATTACTGATGCATTTGCATTACCTTTACCACCAACTACACCTGTGTTGGTCCCTCCTTCAAGCGCCAATTGAAGGATTTCTTAGAAGTTAAACGGTATAATCATCATGCAAGATTCTTTAGAAAAATGTGGTCATCCCATTACACCTTTTAAGATGTTCAGAGAGAAGACAAAGTTACAGTGCATCAAGTACAAGTATATTAGCAACTGCCTATGGTCCGATTCTCAAAATGGTTTTAGACAGAAGACAGATTAAGTCGGTCGTAATTTCAATGAGTGGGGATAATAAGAAACTGCACAACAAGATCTTCCTTAGCTAGAGTAAGATACTGCTAACTTTTCTTTCATAATCAAACTCAGATAGCAAAAACTATCTAACCATTCACCAACAAAGGTTACTGGCTTACTGCCAGAATTTTACTAAAGATCTCATGATGGCAGCTTCAGAAACTCGAGGAGGGCAATTTTATCATTTTGTATTTGGAGACAATTAGAATCTACATCTCAGAGCTATCAGCAGGTTTAGACAACCCAGTCTATAGTCACTTAATCAACATAAAAACAAACACAAAGATACCTTGTGAGAACAGCCATCAATTTCAAACTCCTCGTGTTTGATCTCCTTTTATTTCAGCAAGCTCAGACTCGTGTTTGAGCTCTAGTTCTTGATAAAGATACTGAAATAGAAAGGTTCAAACAAGCTGAAAATATTAATATTGTAAAATTACTTCAGCTCAGAAGAGTGATAGTGTGATAGCATCAAGTGAACTTCAGAAAATTTAGTGACGGACATTTCAGAAGCAAGTAAATTGGAAGGTTACCTAAACTGTTTTTCGTTTCGAGTGCCTTCATTTCCAATTCTTGAGCAGCCTCAACCATGCCCAGGGAATGATAGGCTTGAATCATGGTAGAAAAGGTAATATGATCTGGTGTGCATTTATTCTCGATCATTTTCAAATACATTTCTTCCATTTTACTTAACTCTCTAGCCTGGCCGAAAGCACTGATGACACAGTTGAAGAATGGTGTATCTAGAACTACATCGGAATTTTCTATTTGCTTAATGACTGTGCCGATCTTCTTTGTTATAAGCCCTGCTTTACTATACGCACTAACCAGGGAACTATAGGTGATAGAATTAGGTTTAACACCTTTGTACTTCATTGTTAGGAAAAAATATTCCATTTTCTCGATGTTCTTAGCCTTCCCAAATATATCGATAACTACATTGTAAGTTACAATTGTCGGAGAGAAGAATCTCTTCTCCATAAACTCCATGACAGACGCCATCTTTTCATGCATGCCTGCTTTGCCATATGACTTTATAAGGATATTAAATGTCTTTATGTCTGGACTGACTCCCATATGCTGAAATTCATCGTACCATCGCTCCATCTCCTCAATTCTTTCAACATTCCCATAAGCCCATACGACAGAATTCAAGGTGAAAACATCCGGCAAGCATCTACCACTCTCGACCATATCTGTCAGCGTGTTCTCCATAAGTTCAAACATCTCAGCCTTCCCATATCCATCAATTATCGTGTTGTAAGTAACTGTACTGCAGCCAATTCCCAAGTATGACATCTCACCGAGTATACCGTCAATTAAATCAAAGCGCCGGAGTTTCATGCAACAGTTAATAACTATTGAATATGTATAAATGTTTGGTTTGCAATTAGAAACAGATTTCATCTCATCAATGGTTTGAAATGCCTCGTCGAAGAGACCACCAAGGCCATAAGCACCTACTAGAGAAGTATAAACATAAATTGTCGGTTTGAGTCCTTCAGATAACATCCTTTCGAAAAGCAAGCTAGCAACCCTAGGTTGTCTGCACTTCCCCAGCATCGTCAACAACTTCGCATAAGTTTGGGTTCTTGGCTCATACCACTGTTGCCTACGGAGTAGTTCGAATTTCTTCCAATTGATGAAAGTAAGCAAAAAGCTACTCAGTAAATGCAATAAATCAACAACATATttaagaataaaattgaaagattTGACTAACCTTAAGAGAAGATTCCCACTGATTATTTGCTATAGAATCATCTAAAGCTTCCAAGACAGCTTTGGGAGAGAGATTAGTGAACTTCTGAGAATTTGCTTTCTTTTCAATCCCTTTAACAGCAGCTTCAGTTCTAAGAATTCTAGAAAGATTTCCCTTTGAATACTCTTTTTGATGAAATCCTTTTGATGTCTCaatgttattattattactattctTTTTCCCCATTCTCACTAAGAAATGTGATGGAAATTTTGAAGTTTTTGATGGATTTAACGGGACTATGACATTGAAATTAGATTTGGAAAATGATGATGAAAAACCTACTAAGTTAGAAGAATCAATGAAGTTGAGCTCCATTTTAGTTACCAAACCGAGGTGAAGAGACGAGACTTTAAGGTGAAGGATAATGGACTTAAAAATTGTGGAATTGGCTCATCCGACATCCGTGATGAAACAGGTGCCTCCTTTTGTTATAAAGGCTTGCAAAATGATTATTAACCTATTAATTAATAAGTTACACTTAATTAGCTTTGCTTGATTGGGTTATACCCAATTTTAAGTGGACTCTTTTTAAGGGCTAAGGTGGAGTCCTAATGGGTGAAGTTACAATACTACCCTTACCCTTTATAATTCTATTACCctaatcatttttttattttcatttcatcttctttcttctcttcttcttctcctcccccaACCATACCGACctcccccaccaccaccatcaaaactcAACGATTAAATCGAGtggatcgtcgattcaaaaattccgattaatcttcaaaaatgGATCCGCCGAGACCTAGGGCTAGATGTATGAAAGAAGCTAATCGAAAACCCAATGAATACAACCCAGGAATTGCAAAATTagttcaacaaaaagagaagaaaaaaacggttgaagaagaagaattcacagccgctgaaacacgagaaatgatgcgattaagaaagtaagggcttacttaaactcactgtagtacttcaatttcatgtttgcatgtcaaattaggtcaaaaaatcGAATGTTTGAATTTGCAGTTATCCGGCCGGTAGGGTATTATGTTATCGgccctgccgacttttcatatttagggtttggccggcaggctcttaggttgaagatcttTCCGGCTGTTGACTACCTGTAACTGGTACTTGCAGGGTCGGCAAGTTATTCAAACTAAGACCCTGCCGGCGTTAGTTTTTTTTTAGCCGGGTTAGTTATAAATTTTTACCTTGCCGGTTGTATTtcaagttttttgtgtctctTGATGCCTTGAATTTTAAAGTCGGAATGGTATTTGGATAAAACCGTGCCGACTGTTTATTAGCCGTTAATGTGTTGGTAATGGACCTTGCCGACTGCTTTTGTGAAAAATCCTTGTATCTACCGTGTTCATATTTGTTAAAACCCGGCAGGTTATGTGAATAATACCTTGTCGGCTGCTATTTAGCCGACATGTATTATTTTGTCGACCCTTCCGACTGCTGTGTAGCCGGTAATGTTAtatttgtcgaccctgccgacttataATTCTTTTccttaattgttcttgttcaggttgcaaaaggcaaagaagaaagctttgaaagctcttagtcctccttcaagacctcctcgtgttggtgaaaaactcttgacttcaACACATTGAGGGGTATATGTTGTGTCGGGAACGTTCAAGATCCGTGTACCGAATGATTCTAAACCACCAtcggaacccagtgattcagacgagactccagatgaagaccaatcgattccatctggtagaagaggtgatgatgatgatgttgatgaaagcactccggctgctggaggaggtaacaatgatgatggtgatcaagacatgcctaatgttggaggaggtgatgatgatgatgatggtaatggagataaagataaggatatcgaagaagaaattgttgaagaggcagtggaagaagaagaagaagaaggcgaTGGAGAACAAAGTCAAGCTAATGTTCAACAAGCcgaagcttcaacttcaactgaaaccggaaagatgaagagggtgatcactaaaccagctAATTCCCACATGCCTTCCCCTCACTTGATGGTTACACTGAAAAATGGTGAGGCTCCAAGGGGGACCCCAAGAGATGGTGgagatgttctttttggataaaaagactcatgggcatgtacgatccataatactatcgtaagtaatctcaatccgtctttgttttttattcaagtgtgtatctatcttaaatttacgtcaagtgtttgtatttattttcattttatttttttggtatttaggatcacaagcatgcagtccgtctcatgaggcgccaagcttcatgttcagtgactaagacttgggatcttgaggatgaatgtggggaggtgaaagtgattgtcaagaactccgggttgtggcctgcggtggagagttcgaattGATCATGATATATTTACCGTATttgcattctgtgagaggttctatGGAGAGACTgctacaatgttattcccattcagtgagatggcgataactcccgatgatgctcaccaaattctaggcctcgagatTGAGGGAAAAACAGTCAGTGAGGGCTTCGATGATGATTTTTCTTTCAAGGATATTTAAAAATTGAGCCAGAAATTGTTCAGTTGGAATCAGATTGAGGCGGGCGGAGTCTATGCTTGAGAAAAAAGAAGGTCGTCTAACCAAGAAGTTTAATTTGAAGCAGTTGAGGGACACATTATCTGGGACCAAGAAAATctttgataaggaaggaagggtgaacccggtgcgaatcaatgctaccacGTCAACTTATTTTCTATATGTCTCaggcaaatgtatcttccccgacagttctggaagcttggtcgacgccagttatatgcaactattggattccttagataagatgcgtgatattcttggggtactgcggtggtcgccttcttgaaAAATGAGTTGACAAAGGGTTTTAGGGCACTCACTAAGCAAGTTAACGGAAatatatgtctcttccaggtaattttattgtctaaatcatttatatttgcaaaattctcgtaagataagattcttactgaactttgtgtttgcataggtttggatatatgagcacttctcTTTTTTGGTGAAAGCCAACTCCTACATCAAAGTGGATGTGAATGTTGCGGTTGATAAGCCAAGAGCGAAAAGGTACAGTTTTAAGGGTACTCGGGATAAGGAAATGTCACAAAATCTTATCAAAATCTGAATCGCCATCgacaaattgactgcggatgACGTGGtatttgatccgtatcgagatgctagaaatcaaggtttaatccaaaggagagatgaagTTGCATTATACTATGGACCCTTAATGACTGCGGATGGTGGATATTCAATatacgatccacatcgggtaatgcgacaattgggttacgtccaagaagagcCTCATTTCGATGAAGATAAGCCGTTCTTTACTGTGTTAAAGGCTAACTGCTCCACGTCCCAAAAAACTATTCACGTCGCTTACGCTCCAGCGCCAAATCAAGAACATTGGGACGATAGACGTGGTCGTATCATCGATGTGAGTCTTTTGGATGAGGTGACCAAAGGTAATGAAGCTAGTGAGAAATACATGACATGGTACTTGGGTTGGGATCGTCCTAATATGATTAGGAAACCCatcaacaagtcttaagttcaTATCAAGAACTGGTTCATATCAAGAAGATGGCATCGAAAGACccaacaacaagtcttaagttccttataagtattttagagttgttaTTACTGTTTTAAGATgacattatcgaatcattctattaattgtttgttgtttaatttaaAATAGAAGGATCAGTTGAAGACCTTTGTGAAGGTGTTGCTTTGCGCGAAAGacagaggagagcctttgtcgattgagAAGCAAaccaagcacattgactatgcttgcaatattgacaatgaggagtcccatgaattgttcaagcaagctgatgctgaagtaaagagggaagaaaaagctaggagggaagcacaagccaagatgaatgctgacaaaaagagggctcatagtggtcgtggtggtgaaggtagtaaTAATGGTGGTGTTCTTAAACGGGGTCGgggtcgtggtggtgaatgaatacagtctctagtttatttctttatgttgtgttggacaaatgttaaggttaatggttggacaaatgttttctttctaaggtttatgggacatgttttcgtattttggacaacaagtgttggatttctagttgttgaatgaatggtttgtttagctatgtaaagtttcaatacttaTACCGGCAAGCTTTTTTTAAGTTACAGTGCCGACCACACCAGAGCCGGCAAGGTTTTAAACTGTCAGACTGCCGGCCCTGACACCAGAAATTATTTGCATACCAGGGTCGGCAGGGTAATCAGATCAAAACCTAGCCGGCTGTTAAGACGCCGACAGGGTATTATATTATCGACCCTGTCGGCTATGTGTTGCAGAaaataccttctcctgatgcctaaaatcatcataaagtCGGCATGGTTAAAATTATGTTCCTCGCCGACCTTATCATAACCGGCATGCTAATAACCAAATATATTGCCGGCGGATACACAGAAGAAAatgttctcctgatgcctaaaagtcataaggtcggcatggtaataaATTTCATACTCTGCCGTCCATACCATAGTCGGCACCCTAATAACCAAATACATGTCCGACGGTTATTCAGAAGAAAACcaactcctgatgcctaaaagtcataaggtcggcatggtaacaaattTCGACCTTGCCGGCCAATGTTAGTCGtcttattgtggaaacaaaaacCTCGCGCAGacgattcaaaattcaaatttttgcaagtacaattgcattgattgacttgtacttggACACTATAACGGTtaaatttgggcaccatcctataaatacactacttatgtctacaaaacaacacacaactatttgcatatactctccaaggatcatatcatcatacactccatctaactcacccaatagctctctacacacaacaatggcttcatttgattcaaatgaagatttggcaatcaccaaagcttggtacgcgGAAATTAGAGTAAGACACGCGTCCTCCGAAAAGGTGGATGCCGttaccttttgggctagggtacacaacaaatttaggcaagaCTTTGGGAATCCTAATTGAATAAGTGtccaacaagtccatgataggcaccaagtcatcgaaaatgcgatacttgcttttttagctctccaacctcggattttcAACGCTTCCCacttcaacttgtccattgaacaatttgtaagtatgtttgtggtttatgctacgtgatccatgttgtttgatcttcctactaaacatCACTAACAAAGaaagtttgttttttgtttttgtagcatgaagccgtgaaagcgcgctacttggaagaaaagggggaagcattcgtcTTCGATGCAAGCTATTacttcatgattgacaaaatcccggagtatgcaCCGGACTTCATGGAGGCCGGAGATGAATGGGATTCCtccgacgaagattgatggttttggtgtaggttttgtgggtggaCAAGGAGTtaggttttatgtttcaatcaatgtagtaacaaaaattgcatgaataaagtgaattacatcttcccatattCTGTTTTCTGTTTGGTATAAGTACATGCCGGCAAGGTTATAAATCCTTAGCATGCCGACTACATGTTAGCTGGCAGTTTTAAAAATTATGTGTGTGCCGACCATATGATATCCGGCATTCtagaaaatatttacatgccgacCGTAAAATTGCTGGCCCAAGATAGTCGGCGTAATCTTCATTCAAAGACCATTCCGTCCTAAAAATGGTCGGCATTTTCTTCATCCAAGGATCATGTCGGTTGTACCTGGTCGGCATCTTAATAAAACGTCGACCATGCCGGCGAAACATAGCCGGCACCTTATTCAAACGTTGACTTGCCGATCTTTCAcattttcaaaaccaatttttttgatcgaaatcgaactcGTAAGACGGGTTAAAGGTTTAATTTActgaattcataatttcaaaattttaatctaaacccaattaattaacctaatcagaatttttagtgttaattaaacaagcgTATATtatccatttagaaaatacaaggttaaggggtggcttattttacttcaaaatgtcttgggttttgtctcattaggtataccccaattaatctgggtataccccaatcaagccacgTTAATTAGTtcaaattattttaaaaatataaatataaatccaatctaatcaaaataaaaattctttTGCATTCTTAATCTAATCTAAACCGTTTTGGT
The nucleotide sequence above comes from Papaver somniferum cultivar HN1 chromosome 8, ASM357369v1, whole genome shotgun sequence. Encoded proteins:
- the LOC113301722 gene encoding pentatricopeptide repeat-containing protein At3g53170-like → MELNFIDSSNLVGFSSSFSKSNFNVIVPLNPSKTSKFPSHFLVRMGKKNSNNNNIETSKGFHQKEYSKGNLSRILRTEAAVKGIEKKANSQKFTNLSPKAVLEALDDSIANNQWESSLKKFELLRRQQWYEPRTQTYAKLLTMLGKCRQPRVASLLFERMLSEGLKPTIYVYTSLVGAYGLGGLFDEAFQTIDEMKSVSNCKPNIYTYSIVINCCMKLRRFDLIDGILGEMSYLGIGCSTVTYNTIIDGYGKAEMFELMENTLTDMVESGRCLPDVFTLNSVVWAYGNVERIEEMERWYDEFQHMGVSPDIKTFNILIKSYGKAGMHEKMASVMEFMEKRFFSPTIVTYNVVIDIFGKAKNIEKMEYFFLTMKYKGVKPNSITYSSLVSAYSKAGLITKKIGTVIKQIENSDVVLDTPFFNCVISAFGQARELSKMEEMYLKMIENKCTPDHITFSTMIQAYHSLGMVEAAQELEMKALETKNSLVSLSRTRAQTRV